The nucleotide window GATTGCCATCTTCAGAGACAGTTTTGCCATCTGCAACAACAAGGCTCGGCTTCACCTGCGCAAGATCGTCAAGGAGAACGATGTCGGCACGTTTGCCCGGCGCGATCAGGCCAAGGTCGGGTCGCCGTATGCGCGTTGCCGCATTGAGAGTTGCTGCGCGGTAAGCCCACTCCGAGGGAAGTCCGAAATGGATCATGAGACGGATGACGTTGTCGAGACCGCCCTGGCGCTGAAGATCGTCCGGGAAGACGTCGTCGGTGCAGAGTGTGAGCGTTTGCGGAAGATGGCCCAAGTCGAGAATGGCCTTGGCAAATTCCGGCAGGAGATGTTCGTGCGAACCGCGCAATTCAACGGTCATACCGGCTTCAAGGCGTGCAATCAGATCTTCGGCTGAAGACAGTTCATGGTCTGTCTCAACACCGGCTGCGGCATAGGCCGACAATGCGCCGTCGTTCAGACCGCGCGCGTGTCCGCACACACGTTTACCGCTTGCCAGACCGGCATTCACGATGCCCTGAACCCTGTCGTTGCCATTCAAAAGCGGCTGCATTGTCATCAACTCCGCAGCGCCATGGATGTCAGGTCTTGCCAGAAGCTCTGTCAGCAGATCCGGGTCAAAGTCGCCTCCGCTCGCCTCGAACCCGGGTGCGGACGGAACGCATGTGGGCGCAAGGGTAAGCAAGCGCAACGGCACCTCCTTGCCGGCGTCAATCGCATAATCAACCCCGGCAAGACCGCATGCGTTGGCGAATTCATGCGGATCCCAGACAATGGTGGTCACGCCGCGCGGAACCACGGCAGCAGCATATTCAGCTGGTGTCACCATCGAGCTTTCAACATGCATGTGCGTGTCGATAAAACCGGGCACCACGTAACGGCCTCCGGCATCGAGACTTGCAATTGCATCGGGCTTTGAGCCTGCTTTTCGAACGCTGGCGATGAGCCCGCCGACAATGCCAATATCGGCGTCCCGTTCCCGGCCCGTGACCATGTCC belongs to Roseibium porphyridii and includes:
- a CDS encoding adenine deaminase, with translation MAQDSNINAPELRARAVRAAQGLAPFDLLISNARLLDMVTGRERDADIGIVGGLIASVRKAGSKPDAIASLDAGGRYVVPGFIDTHMHVESSMVTPAEYAAAVVPRGVTTIVWDPHEFANACGLAGVDYAIDAGKEVPLRLLTLAPTCVPSAPGFEASGGDFDPDLLTELLARPDIHGAAELMTMQPLLNGNDRVQGIVNAGLASGKRVCGHARGLNDGALSAYAAAGVETDHELSSAEDLIARLEAGMTVELRGSHEHLLPEFAKAILDLGHLPQTLTLCTDDVFPDDLQRQGGLDNVIRLMIHFGLPSEWAYRAATLNAATRIRRPDLGLIAPGKRADIVLLDDLAQVKPSLVVADGKTVSEDGNLTTPCRSTEPPAALRNSVSVAEFQADDFEIQAPGSSAQIAVLSKPRFPVWGSKTVDVEAGKLILPDDMIRMAVANRYGQNAPVRVAFLEKWGRWRGAFATTVSHDSHNLTVFGRDPSDMALAANTVRSSNGGMCVVAKGEVIEKIELPLAGLVSEAPLSEIAVRFAALRQALDALVDWEPPYLVFKALFGASLVCNAGPRLSDVGIVDVFKGRVLETPVLSLDSSLE